One bacterium genomic window carries:
- a CDS encoding type II toxin-antitoxin system RelE/ParE family toxin, translated as MQLRILSQVVREMKGEPDELKQSVYGTLERVGRGESIGMPLCRPLPSIARGLYELRFSYRSGEYRIFYYIKVKDAIYVVHAMRKKSEKIEKRTVDLLLARIRSVS; from the coding sequence ATGCAACTTAGAATACTGTCACAAGTTGTCAGGGAGATGAAGGGTGAGCCGGACGAGCTTAAGCAGAGTGTCTATGGAACATTGGAGAGGGTGGGGCGGGGCGAATCGATCGGCATGCCCCTCTGTCGGCCCTTACCGTCTATCGCCCGAGGCCTCTATGAACTTCGGTTCTCCTACAGGTCGGGCGAATACAGGATCTTTTACTACATCAAGGTGAAGGATGCGATTTACGTGGTGCATGCGATGAGGAAGAAATCAGAAAAGATCGAGAAAAGGACGGTTGACTTGCTACTTGCCAGAATCAGGAGTGTGTCATGA
- a CDS encoding helix-turn-helix transcriptional regulator encodes MKKKGTIYLSLSEFGSAIGLSQLEKGLIHQKNRMIDYLKDARAARGLTQAELARKVGTLQPAIARMEAGQVGDVSFDFLVRVALALGITLEVSSQKKAA; translated from the coding sequence ATGAAAAAGAAGGGGACAATCTATCTCAGCCTCAGTGAATTCGGTTCCGCGATCGGATTGAGCCAATTGGAGAAGGGGCTCATCCACCAAAAGAATCGAATGATTGATTATTTGAAAGATGCGCGCGCTGCGCGAGGCCTGACGCAGGCGGAATTGGCCCGGAAGGTCGGTACTCTGCAACCCGCAATCGCGCGCATGGAGGCGGGACAAGTTGGGGATGTCAGTTTTGATTTCCTGGTCCGGGTGGCTCTAGCCCTGGGGATAACCTTGGAAGTGAGTTCCCAGAAAAAGGCCGCCTGA
- a CDS encoding isoprenylcysteine carboxylmethyltransferase family protein has translation MIHIEQDSAQIRIPPPLVLFTCALAGLLLHWFFPVRLIPWSIPWIVGAVFIGLGFGFIASSIQLFKKAGTAHIPWKTSTKLVLGGLYRLTRNPIYLGMVLVSLGIALEVNNLWGILMTIPLVVFLDRYPIRKEERYLEQKFGDEYRAYKSQVRRWI, from the coding sequence ATGATCCACATCGAGCAGGACAGCGCCCAGATCCGCATCCCCCCGCCGCTCGTGCTCTTTACGTGCGCGTTGGCCGGCCTCCTCCTGCACTGGTTTTTTCCCGTCCGCCTGATCCCGTGGTCCATTCCCTGGATCGTCGGGGCCGTCTTCATCGGCCTCGGTTTCGGCTTCATTGCCTCGAGCATCCAACTGTTCAAGAAAGCGGGCACGGCGCACATCCCCTGGAAGACGAGCACGAAACTGGTCTTGGGCGGGCTGTACCGCCTGACCCGGAACCCGATCTATCTGGGCATGGTCCTCGTCTCCCTGGGCATCGCCCTCGAGGTGAACAACCTGTGGGGCATCCTCATGACGATCCCCTTGGTCGTCTTTTTGGACCGCTACCCGATCCGCAAGGAAGAGCGCTATCTGGAACAAAAATTCGGAGACGAGTACCGGGCTTACAAAAGCCAAGTCCGGCGATGGATTTAG
- a CDS encoding DNA topoisomerase VI has protein sequence MATDVDVPKLSKELCEQLLRDLEKAKRPVLQATKCSLDNSFYNPKVGYLTPGDKKVATELNVSSVQKMSRAIFMLELILRNLEVGATNTKRELYYISKGEIKHNAALKPLDFVDQDESDAIIDFIGEMMECYREDLNCFANDRGGQTYSQQLVVTETLPDGGKATIDLSTLGTSPFQPKNRPQSLKLKAKKKIDFCLVVESEGTANTLVNSGFTKRHNVILLGAQGVPSNAVRGWTKLIQDELSIPCYFFGDLDAYTMQNIFRTLKAGSAASLIRNSDFSAPEVRFLGVLPEDIKKYDLPDYGVKENDATESRQLKKARDALANDPFFKDKKNKGVSDILKWLISHKRRCEQQSYFSVNPRDPLMPEKIIIDKIKNKNFV, from the coding sequence ATGGCCACCGACGTCGACGTCCCCAAACTGTCCAAGGAACTCTGCGAGCAGCTCTTGCGCGACCTGGAAAAGGCCAAGCGCCCCGTCCTCCAGGCCACCAAGTGCTCGCTCGACAACTCCTTCTACAACCCCAAGGTGGGCTACCTGACCCCCGGCGACAAGAAGGTGGCGACGGAGCTGAACGTCAGCTCCGTCCAAAAGATGTCCCGAGCCATCTTCATGCTGGAGTTGATCCTAAGAAACCTGGAGGTCGGCGCCACGAACACGAAGCGCGAGCTGTACTACATCAGCAAGGGCGAGATTAAGCACAACGCGGCCTTAAAGCCCCTGGACTTCGTCGATCAGGACGAGAGCGACGCCATCATCGATTTCATCGGCGAGATGATGGAGTGCTACCGGGAAGACTTGAACTGCTTCGCCAACGACCGCGGCGGTCAGACCTACAGCCAGCAATTGGTGGTGACCGAGACCCTGCCCGACGGCGGCAAGGCCACGATCGACCTGTCCACCCTCGGCACCTCCCCTTTCCAGCCGAAGAACCGGCCGCAGAGCTTGAAGCTCAAGGCCAAGAAGAAGATCGACTTCTGCCTGGTGGTCGAGTCGGAAGGCACGGCGAACACGCTGGTCAACTCCGGGTTCACCAAGCGCCACAACGTCATCTTGCTGGGCGCCCAGGGCGTCCCGTCGAACGCCGTCCGCGGCTGGACGAAGCTGATCCAAGACGAGCTCTCCATCCCCTGCTACTTCTTTGGAGACCTCGACGCCTACACCATGCAGAACATCTTCCGCACGCTCAAGGCCGGGTCGGCGGCGAGTCTGATCCGGAACTCCGACTTCTCCGCGCCGGAAGTGCGGTTCTTGGGGGTGCTGCCGGAGGACATTAAGAAGTACGATCTGCCGGACTATGGGGTGAAGGAGAACGATGCGACGGAGTCGCGGCAGTTGAAGAAGGCCCGGGATGCGTTGGCGAATGATCCGTTCTTCAAAGACAAGAAGAATAAGGGGGTTTCGGATATTCTGAAGTGGCTCATTAGCCATAAGAGGCGGTGTGAGCAGCAGTCTTACTTCTCGGTGAATCCGCGGGATCCGCTCATGCCGGAAAAAATCATCATCGATAAGATTAAGAATAAGAACTTTGTCTAG
- a CDS encoding cache domain-containing protein, translating into MRGLKFTGLWLAPVLAVFLCRAALAQPDPAQGPTEIVSPAAVEGLNGYGRSLMAVIAEFIGKTMDAEADLLTLLSETQDIESGQWQDIKPRLAAARALGAKGLLWFAQPDGTYYTVEKDRMPEGLKDRDYFPRLMAGEKVVASLVVSRSTGKKSIVIAMPVKNKGAIVGAVGASIFLEDLNKELSNSLTLPDGVYFYALSPDGTVVLHKSAGMIFAKARELGSPTLTQAIDEMFRKPSGETAYEFNGFSKRAFFMTIPRLGWKVVLGANLKKL; encoded by the coding sequence ATGCGCGGATTAAAATTCACAGGTCTCTGGCTGGCGCCGGTCCTCGCCGTCTTTCTTTGCCGAGCGGCCCTGGCCCAACCGGATCCCGCGCAAGGTCCCACCGAGATTGTCTCCCCGGCGGCGGTTGAGGGTTTGAACGGTTACGGCCGGAGCCTCATGGCCGTCATTGCCGAATTCATCGGAAAGACGATGGATGCCGAGGCCGATCTCCTGACGCTCTTGTCCGAGACCCAGGACATCGAATCCGGCCAATGGCAGGACATCAAGCCGCGTTTGGCCGCGGCGCGGGCCTTGGGCGCCAAGGGGTTGCTGTGGTTCGCCCAACCCGACGGAACCTATTACACGGTGGAAAAGGACCGGATGCCCGAGGGCCTCAAGGATCGGGACTATTTCCCAAGACTCATGGCCGGCGAAAAGGTGGTGGCCTCGCTGGTGGTCAGCCGGTCCACGGGAAAGAAATCGATCGTCATCGCGATGCCGGTTAAAAACAAGGGCGCGATCGTCGGGGCGGTCGGCGCCTCCATCTTTTTGGAGGATTTGAACAAAGAACTTTCCAATTCGTTGACCTTGCCGGACGGGGTCTATTTTTACGCGCTTTCGCCGGACGGGACGGTGGTCCTGCATAAAAGCGCGGGCATGATCTTCGCCAAGGCCCGCGAGCTTGGCTCTCCGACCCTCACCCAGGCGATCGACGAAATGTTCCGCAAGCCCTCCGGAGAGACGGCCTACGAGTTCAACGGCTTCTCGAAGCGGGCCTTCTTCATGACGATCCCCCGTCTCGGGTGGAAAGTCGTGTTGGGCGCCAATCTCAAAAAGCTGTAA
- a CDS encoding DNA topoisomerase VI subunit B, with protein sequence MAKQQTITSASSAEYFSKNLQQVGFSSYTKAALTTIKEAVDNSLDACEDAGILPDVSVLIEKTGEGTAKNADAIRVRVEDNGPGLETEDVVKVFGEYLASSKFGRGRCSRGQQGIGISAVTTWAQLTSARGATVITKTSKMRKAIKCVVEVDIKHNKGVLKEKEAVDWDRDHGLSCEFVIDARIQLNGEGGLLAYLTGTTLVNPHLSLRYKVLDSDWVEIPRVTDVLPEIPDAVEPHPHTMKLGEFIAHSHLFGRVSIGAWLKKGFSRVSDGVLKQLTAMPKKDGGIAKSLLDMSVDSATEEHFKQVFAALQKVQLMAPSTKSVLSIGEAALAKSIQRVGQVDFFAVVSRKPTICDFKPVLVEVAVARLLDRSLSEDEPVTLLRFANRVPLQFDKSACAMTQAATSVNWRSYGLNQPKGALPLGPYIVAVSVVSPFIKFKNASKETVDASDELVEEIRRTLIQAGQRLSKHIRRETKEADLEKKRQHIEMFAPILVDGACRITKSPKARRAKALEGLAKILGRDAALAEKELEVAIEHAELAVQKMAETTGILPGVPETPASAPAPEEAPPPAGKAKKEKKRGKLPSAPKARAKADKRQASLFTDS encoded by the coding sequence ATGGCGAAACAACAAACGATCACCTCCGCCTCCAGCGCGGAATATTTTTCAAAAAACCTCCAGCAGGTCGGCTTCTCCTCCTACACGAAGGCCGCCCTGACGACGATCAAGGAGGCCGTCGACAATTCGCTGGACGCCTGCGAGGACGCGGGCATCCTGCCGGACGTCTCGGTCCTCATTGAAAAGACCGGCGAAGGGACGGCCAAGAACGCGGATGCCATCCGTGTCCGGGTCGAGGACAACGGCCCGGGTCTGGAGACCGAAGACGTCGTCAAGGTGTTCGGCGAGTACCTCGCCAGCTCCAAGTTCGGACGGGGCCGCTGCAGCCGCGGCCAGCAGGGCATCGGCATCTCGGCCGTCACCACCTGGGCGCAGCTCACCAGCGCCCGCGGCGCCACCGTCATCACCAAGACCTCGAAGATGCGGAAGGCCATCAAGTGCGTGGTCGAGGTCGACATCAAGCACAACAAGGGCGTTTTGAAGGAAAAAGAGGCCGTCGATTGGGACCGCGATCACGGCCTCTCCTGTGAATTCGTCATCGACGCCCGCATCCAGTTGAACGGCGAAGGCGGCCTCCTCGCCTACCTGACGGGCACGACGCTGGTGAACCCTCACCTCTCGCTGCGCTACAAGGTCCTGGACTCCGACTGGGTGGAGATCCCGCGCGTGACGGACGTCCTCCCGGAGATCCCGGACGCCGTCGAGCCGCATCCGCACACGATGAAGCTGGGCGAGTTCATCGCCCATTCGCACCTCTTCGGCCGCGTCTCGATCGGGGCCTGGTTGAAGAAGGGGTTCTCCCGCGTCTCGGACGGGGTCCTCAAACAGCTGACGGCCATGCCCAAGAAGGACGGCGGCATCGCGAAATCCCTCCTCGACATGAGCGTCGACAGCGCGACCGAGGAGCATTTCAAACAGGTCTTTGCCGCCCTCCAAAAGGTCCAGCTCATGGCCCCGTCCACCAAGAGCGTCCTCTCCATCGGCGAGGCGGCCCTGGCCAAGAGCATCCAGCGCGTCGGCCAGGTGGATTTTTTCGCCGTCGTCTCGCGCAAGCCCACCATCTGCGACTTCAAGCCCGTCCTGGTGGAGGTCGCCGTCGCCCGCCTCCTGGACAGGAGCCTGTCCGAAGACGAGCCGGTCACCCTGCTCCGCTTCGCCAACCGCGTCCCCCTCCAGTTCGACAAGTCCGCCTGCGCGATGACCCAGGCGGCGACGTCGGTCAATTGGCGCTCTTACGGCCTGAATCAGCCCAAGGGGGCCCTGCCGCTCGGGCCTTACATCGTCGCGGTGAGCGTGGTCTCCCCCTTCATCAAGTTCAAGAACGCCTCCAAGGAGACGGTCGACGCCAGCGACGAGCTGGTGGAGGAGATCCGCCGCACCTTGATCCAGGCCGGCCAACGCTTGTCCAAACATATCCGGCGCGAGACGAAGGAGGCGGATCTGGAGAAGAAGCGCCAGCACATCGAGATGTTCGCCCCGATCCTGGTCGACGGGGCCTGCCGGATCACGAAGTCTCCGAAGGCCCGCCGCGCGAAGGCCTTGGAAGGCCTGGCGAAGATCCTGGGCCGCGACGCGGCACTCGCCGAGAAGGAGTTGGAGGTCGCCATCGAGCACGCCGAGCTGGCGGTTCAAAAGATGGCGGAGACCACCGGCATCCTCCCCGGCGTCCCAGAGACTCCGGCGTCGGCCCCGGCGCCGGAAGAAGCCCCGCCCCCCGCCGGGAAGGCGAAGAAGGAAAAGAAGAGAGGCAAGCTGCCTTCCGCGCCCAAGGCCCGGGCCAAGGCGGACAAGCGCCAGGCGTCGCTCTTCACGGATTCTTAA